A genomic window from Pyxicephalus adspersus chromosome 2, UCB_Pads_2.0, whole genome shotgun sequence includes:
- the MRPS24 gene encoding small ribosomal subunit protein uS3m: MAAPVYRLQVLQNTLDLFLPRFCPSRAIHTSSVCLKNKAARVRVGKGDKPVTYEEAHPPHFIAHRKGWLSQHTSNLDGEEDTAGRTIEDIYIRKFMYGTFHGCLANEIVIKRRANMIVICAIIIQKFAPNKFYFLIGYTETLLSYLFKCPVKLEIQTVEEKVIFKWL; the protein is encoded by the exons atggcggcgcccgtgTACCGGCTGCAG GTTCTGCAGAACACTTTGGACCTCTTTCTGCCCAGATTTTGTCCCAGCCGAGCCATTCACACCTCTTCTGTGTGCCTGAAG AACAAGGCAGCGCGTGTGCGTGTGGGTAAAGGAGACAAACCTGTGACCTATGAAGAGGCCCATCCTCCGCATTTTATCGCCCACAGGAAGGGCTGGCTGTCCCAACACACAA GTAACTTGGACGGTGAGGAGGACACTGCGGGGAGGACCATAGAAGACATCTACATCCGGAAATTCATGTATGGTACATTCCACGGCTGCCTGGCCAATGAGATTGTCATCAAGAGACGAGCCAACATGATTGTCATCTGTGCCATCATTATCCAGAAATTTGCCCCAAACAAGTTCTACTTTCTGATTGGCTACACCGAGACGTTGCTCTCTTATTTGTTCAAATGTCCGGTGAAGCTTGAAATACAGACTGTGGAGGAAAAAGTCATTTTCAAGTGGTTGTAA
- the SLC20A1 gene encoding sodium-dependent phosphate transporter 1, giving the protein METTTVFSVLSSTPGIQEGGGPLWMLILGFVIAFVLAFSVGANDVANSFGTAVGSGVVTLRQACILASIFETVGSVLLGAKVSETIRKGLIDVNMYNSTQELLMAGSISSMFGSAVWQLAASFLKLPISGTHCIVGATIGFSLVAKGQEGVKWSELLRIVLSWFISPLLSGIMSALLFFLVRMFILRKADPVPNGLRALPVFYACTIGINLFSIMFTGAPLLGFDKVPLWGIILISVGCAVICAVVVWFIICPRMKKKIEREIKSSPSESPLMEKNNHDHSHILKPDQDVKLPIDSGISAETKVPILDMVSVPLPSRAVEERTVTFKMGDGDDVSEREKCQSMETNIDQPVNGAMQLPNGNHVQFSQTVSNQINSSGQYQYHTVHKDSGLYKELLHKLHLAKVGDCMGDSADKPLRRNNSYTSYTMAICGMPLDSFRNREAEARPEEAEKLTWHGADGKKRARMDSYTSYCNAVADAHHDVSEPEECNPEEEAADRKSNKSSIEEWHDQDKPEVSLLFQFLQILTACFGSFAHGGNDVSNAIGPLVALWLVYETRDVTSKAATPIWLLLYGGVGICIGLWVWGRRVIQTMGKDLTPITPSSGFSIELASALTVVIASNVGLPISTTHCKVGSVVSVGWLRSKKAVDWRLFRNIFLAWFVTVPISGLISAGIMALFKYAILRV; this is encoded by the exons ATGGAAACCACCACGGTGTTTAGTGTTCTCAGCAGTACCCCGGGCATCCAGGAGGGCGGCGGCCCTCTATGGATGCTCATCTTGGGTTTCGTCATCGCCTTCGTGTTGGCTTTCTCAGTTGGTGCCAACGATGTAGCAAACTCCTTCGGCACGGCTGTGGGCTCTGGCGTGGTCACCCTTCGGCAAGCCTGTATCTTGGCATCCATCTTTGAGACCGTGGGCTCCGTACTGCTAGGAGCCAAAGTAAGCGAAACCATCCGGAAAGGTCTGATTGACGTCAATATGTACAACTCTACCCAGGAGCTGCTCATGGCCGGGTCCATCAGTTCTATGTTTG GATCTGCTGTGTGGCAGCTTGCCGCTTCCTTCCTAAAGCTGCCGATCTCTGGAACACATTGCATTGTGGGAGCCACCATCGGCTTCTCTCTGGTAGCCAAAGGGCAAGAAGGCGTCAAGTGGTCGGAGCTGCTTCGTATCG TGTTGTCCTGGTTTATCTCTCCGCTGCTGTCTGGAATCATGTCcgctcttctcttcttccttgtGAGAATGTTCATCCTGCGCAAG GCTGACCCCGTACCCAATGGACTGCGAGCTCTGCCGGTCTTCTATGCTTGTACAATCGGAATAAACCTGTTCTCCATCATGTTCACCGGCGCTCCCC TGCTCGGATTTGACAAGGTTCCTCTATGGGGCATCATTCTCATCTCGGTGGGGTGTGCTGTGATCTGTGCCGTGGTGGTCTGGTTTATCATCTGTCCcagaatgaagaagaaaataGAAC GTGAGATCAAGTCCAGCCCATCAGAATCCCCGCTGATGGAAAAGAATAACCACGATCACAGCCATATCCTGAAACCCGACCAAGATGTGAAACTACCCATTGACAGCGGCATCTCTGCAGAGACCAAGGTGCCCATCCTTGACATGGTATCTGTGCCCTTACCGTCCCGGGCAGTAGAAGAACGGACGGTGACCTTCAAGATGGGTGATGGAGATGATGTGTCCGAGAGGGAGAAGTGTCAAAGTATGGAGACCAACATTGACCAGCCAGTAAATG GAGCAATGCAGTTGCCAAATGGAAATCATGTTCAGTTCAGCCAAACTGTCAGCAATCAGATTAATTCTAGCGGTCAGTATCAGTACCACACAGTGCACAAGGATTCGGGCCTGTACAAGGAGCTGCTGCACAAGCTGCATTTGGCCAAAGTTGGTGACTGCATGGGAGACTCCGCTGATAAACCTCTACGCCGCAACAACAGCTACACCTCCTACACCATGGCCATCTGTGGAATGCCGCTGGACTCCTTCCGGAACAGGGAAGCCGAGGCCCGGCCAGAGGAAGCCGAAAAGCTGACTTGGCATGGGGCCGATGGGAAGAAGAGGGCTCGCATGGACAGCTACACCAGTTACTGCAATGCCGTGGCTGATGCACACCATGATGTCAGTGAACCGGAAGAATGTAACCCAGAGGAGGAGGCTGCTGACAGAAAGAGCAACAAATCTTCTATAGAGGAATGGCATGACCAAGACAAGCCTGAGGTGTCCCTTCTCTTCCAGTTCCTGCAGATTCTCACTGCCTGCTTTGGCTCCTTTGCTCATGGTGGAAATGATGTCAG CAATGCTATTGGACCGCTGGTTGCCTTGTGGCTGGTATATGAGACCAGAGATGTGACCAGCAAAGCTGCCACCCCAATCTGGCTGCTCCTATATGGAGGAGTCGGTATCTGCATCGGTTTGTGGGTCTGGGGACGCAGAGTCATCCAAACGATGGGCAAAGATCTGACCCCGATTACACCATCCAG tgGTTTCAGCATTGAATTGGCGTCTGCTCTGACTGTTGTGATTGCATCGAACGTTGGTCTGCCGATCAGTACTACACATTGCAAG GTTGGTTCCGTGGTGTCGGTGGGATGGCTGCGCTCTAAGAAAGCCGTGGACTGGCGACTTTTCCGAAATATCTTCCTAGCTTGGTTTGTCACGGTGCCAATCTCTGGCCTGATCAGTGCGGGCATCATGGCACTCTTCAAATATGCCATCCTCCGGGTTTGA